The proteins below come from a single Mya arenaria isolate MELC-2E11 chromosome 8, ASM2691426v1 genomic window:
- the LOC128244240 gene encoding uncharacterized protein LOC128244240 — protein sequence MAEGYQSTVHDQVGGRSADSDQTCADDNVPGRKGKRCDPCRTNGRWNYAVVLCKTCQQHQCEECSMNHSLNDIMVGHDLQGLEEDDQRKICTKHKQDLNIYCVDHDEMCCGLCGVMYHKQCTEVTDIKSGMKISLANLHGRCEYIDKGDEKRIQAYRSQVKVIPEQIDIMKNEIDKLFDDFKCNVVHSTRDAVKTESKKIDEEKIVRTAITKDTDTTLATNIDDFNRIRLFTKKIRQHKNAISKQESDKHVLDFIFEFNKTLLSFIQSGDDIGSLHIEKTFTKATSGSFVRPFMLRLLASRNLKQGEDGDREPAISGLDFLPDGRIVAVDNWNHRLIVTDQQLNNLATHLLASTPQDIVTTSDKNVAITTDGYRKILNFNINADDTIIELPSFHCNREYETISTMPGDWFCATTIRHKYPVGKVSGTLGEKEFEPNLPMKQLKYEEAVTTYIQNRQIVVLSDFSDNSINFHDVSGNTVITTVVRHASIQIPRGVCVGPGDCVFVCSRDTNSIVQLSPTGRLIGSCKVEMSMPRYVAVSKDGTKLVVSNKFKGNTKLQIYELQ from the coding sequence atgGCTGAGGGCTACCAATCGACAGTACACGATCAAGTTGGAGGACGATCTGCCGACTCGGATCAAACGTGTGCCGACGACAACGTTCCCGGTCGGAAGGGGAAACGTTGTGATCCCTGTAGAACCAACGGGAGGTGGAATTATGCGGTGGTGTTGTGTAAAACCTGCCAACAACACCAGTGTGAGGAGTGCTCAATGAACCACTCCTTGAATGACATCATGGTTGGACACGATCTACAAGGTTTGGAGGAAGATGACCAAAGGAAAATATGCACCAAACACAAGCAGGATTTAAACATATACTGTGTAGATCACGATGAAATGTGCTGTGGACTCTGTGGTGTAATGTACCATAAGCAATGCACTGAAGTCACTGATATCAAATCAGGTATGAAAATATCGCTTGCAAATTTACATGGCAGATGTGAATATATTGACAAAGGTGATGAAAAACGAATCCAAGCTTACCGCAGCCAGGTGAAAGTCATTCCCGAACAAATCGATATCATGAAAAATGAGATAGATAAACTGTTTGATGATTTCAAGTGCAACGTTGTTCATAGTACCCGTGATGCAGTCAAGACTGAATCAAAGAAAATAGATGAAGAGAAAATAGTTCGAACGGCAATTACTAAAGATACTGATACAACATTAGCTACAAACATTGACGATTTCAATAGAATTCGTTTGTTTACCAAAAAGATAAGACAACACAAAAATGCGATTTCAAAACAAGAGTCCGATAAACATGTTCTGGATTTCATTTTCGAATTCAACAAGACACTGCTTTCTTTCATACAAAGCGGGGATGACATCGGTTCACTCCACATCGAGAAGACGTTCACCAAGGCAACATCCGGGTCGTTTGTACGTCCTTTTATGTTACGTTTGTTGGCGTCTAGGAATTTGAAGCAGGGTGAAGATGGTGATAGAGAACCTGCCATCTCCGGTCTAGACTTCCTTCCAGACGGCAGAATTGTAGCTGTCGATAATTGGAACCACAGGCTTATAGTGACTGATCAGCAGCTAAACAATCTGGCTACACATCTCCTTGCTTCAACACCACAAGACATTGTCACAACTAGTGATAAAAATGTTGCTATTACCACCGATGGTTACCGTAAGATcttaaattttaacataaacgCAGATGACACAATCATCGAATTACCTTCTTTTCACTGCAATCGTGAATACGAGACTATATCCACCATGCCGGGAGATTGGTTTTGTGCTACCACAATCAGACACAAGTACCCTGTGGGCAAGGTTTCCGGCACTTTAGGGGAGAAGGAGTTTGAGCCCAATCTTCCAATGAAACAGTTGAAATATGAAGAAGCCGTCACTACGTACATTCAAAACCGTCAAATTGTGGTTCTCAGTGACTTTTCTGATAATTCTATTAATTTTCACGACGTAAGCGGCAACACCGTTATTACCACAGTAGTAAGACACGCCAGCATCCAGATACCTCGTGGTGTCTGTGTAGGTCCCGGGGACTGCGTGTTTGTGTGTAGTAGGGACACTAACTCTATCGTGCAATTGTCTCCCACTGGAAGATTGATTGGATCTTGTAAAGTGGAGATGAGCATGCCCCGTTATGTTGCTGTGTCCAAGGACGGTACAAAGCTTGTGGTGTCGAACAAGTTCAAAGGGAACACAAAACTTCAGATTTATGAATTGCAATAA